The nucleotide sequence AATAATAATTTCGCAAAAGTTTTATATATTCTAAAAAACTAATTCGTCGCTAACTATTTTTCCCATTAAAGTCGTCTAGGGCTGTTTATTTCCTGAAATGAGAGCAATATTTGAGTAACTTATCATGCCAAGTATGTTGTGATCTTTAATCACAGGAGCACGTGAAATTCCAAATTGTTCAAATAAACGAGCGCAGTAACGTACGTCCATATCTGGTAAGACACTTAATACCGGCTTAGTCATTATTTCATAGAGGTTAACGCGTTCAGGTGATCTGTCGGTGGCGATAACTTTTTTCGCTATATCCGATAAAAAAACGGCGCCATATTCATCGTTATCGTTGCGCTTTTCAACAATAATCGTACTAACACCGGTTTCTTTGATTTTTTCAATCGCTGCTGCGACTGTTTCGAGTCCATCACAAATAATGAATCTATCGTTCATTGCTTGTTGAACCTGGATTATTGGTGAGGTATTCATAACTTGCCCTTAATTACTTGTTCTAATTGGCTGATTTGGTGTTGCACGCCGATGGCATCTTCAACGTCAAGTTGGATTGCCATACCGGCGCCTGAGTTTTTATCAAGACCTGCGACGTGGTCTATGGTTTCGAGAATCTTTCGAGATAAATGCTCTTCGACAACAAATAAAATGACATCGACCTGAATATCGAGATTTAGACCAAAAAACGTAGTCTTTTTATTTAGTCCTTCACCGCGGGCGTGATTAATCACCGTTGCCCCCGTTGCACCGGCTTCGCGAGCCGAATCAAGCACTTTCTCTGTGACTTCATCATTTACGAAAGCAATAATCAGTTTAAAATGCATTACAGTGCTCCAGAATTTTGTTTTTTATTAATATATTCAATGATTTGAGCATAGGCCATTACTGAGATAATTGGAAATAGACTAGCAAATGCAATCAATCCAAAACCATCAATTAATGGGCTTCTGCCCTCTATAGTTGTCGCTAGTCCTAAGCCTAAGGCGGCGACTAATGGCACAGTTACTGTCGATGTTGTTACTCCGCCTGAGTCATAGGCCAATGGGATTATCATTTTCGGGGCAAAGTTGGTTTGTATAACCACAAGAATATAGCCCGCAATGATGTAGTAATGAATAGGGTCGCCAACCACAATTCGGTATACCCCTAGAGTAATTCCAAAGCCGACACCTAAAGCAACGGCGATTCTTAAGCCCCATAAACCGATAACGCCGCCTGACACCTGATTCGCCTTTATTGCCACTGCTAATAACGATGGCTCAGCAATGGTCGTTGAAAAACCTATCGCAAAGGCAAACGCATAAACCCAGTAGTAACTCATCCAGTCGATGTCACCATCGCTGCCACTTTTAATGAATTCATGGGCGGTAAGCTGCTCTGCCATTAACTCACCGAGTGGGAATAATGCTTTTTCTAAGCCCAGTAAAAATAGTGATAAACCGAGAATTACATAGACTAAACCAATTGCTTTCGCTTTGAGCATAGGTACTTGTTTTTTCAGCACTCCATATTGAAATACCGCCAAAATAAGAACAATTGGGGTGACATCAATGACTGTTTGTAAAAGGGTGTGGGATAACTCGATAAGATAATTCATTAGTACACCATGCCGTAAGCCATAACGAAAATCATTGGTAAAAGTGAAGCAAAGGCGATAAGTCCAAATCCATCGAGCATAGGGTTTCGTCCTTTGATTGCCGATGCTAATCCAACCCCTAATGCAGTGACTAATGGAACGGTTATAGTCGATGTTGTTACACCACCAGAGTCATAAGCAATACCAATGATCTCCTTTGGCGCGAAATAGGTCATCACTACCACTAATAGATAGCCAATAATAATAACGCGTTGGATCGGCCAACCTTTTAATATCCGAATGACACCCAATATGATGGCGCAACCAACGGATAAAGCGACGGTTATACGTAATCCGAATGCATATTGTTCAATTGAGTCTGCAGTATCAACAATAGCGCCAGCTTTGGCGGCTATATCACCAGCTTTAGCGGCAACAGCGATAAGTGCCGGTTCGGCAATTGTCGTACCAAAGCCAAGAAAAAATGCGAATAAAACTAACCATAACAGACTGCCTTTACGGGCAAAAGCATCAGCCATACTTTCGCCTAAGGGAAATAGGGCTTTCTCTAAACCAAAAACGAAAAATGTTAAACCGGTTACGACCATTAGTAAGCCAATGATAATCTCTACAAAATTAGGTAATGGTTGTTGCAAAACAACAAGTTGAAAGAATGCGATGACGATAATAATCGGCAAAAGATCTTTAAAACTTGCGAGCATTGCTTGTAAAAACGCTTTCATTTATCGGTAATGTCTAGTTAGTGATTGATAGAAGGTTACATTTGTTATTATATCGATAACATATTAAAACAAATTAATGTAGATCAAATATTTAACGGTTATTAATTGCATCACTTCAATATCCACATTTAGGTTAAGATCTGGTAGTCTTGTTTTATTAATTCAATTAAAGATTTTATAAACATGAGTCTACTCGTCTCCGTCATCATCTTTTTACTTGCCGTGGTTATCGCGGTACCTATTTTTAACCGAATTAAGCTAGGTTCTATTCTTGGCTATCTGTGTGCAGGCGTTGTCATTGGGCCGTCGGTTCTAGGTCTAATTGACGACCCTGATCAAATCCTTCACTTTGCTGAACTTGGTGTTGTGTTTTTACTGTTTATTATTGGTTTAGAACTAGCGCCGCAAAAACTATTGGCAATGCGCAACCTCATATTGTTTGTCGGTGGCGGGCAGTTAATACTTACCATCGCAGTAATTACAGTAATTATGATGTTTATCGGACTGTCTTTTAATGTTTCGATTGTGCTGGGCATGGCGCTAGCGTTATCCAGTACCGCTTTTGCCATTGGTCTACTAAAAGAAAAAGGTATCCTTAACCATTGGAATGGGCAAAAAGGCTTTGCTACGCTATTAATGCAGGATTTGGCGGTAATTCCTATCTTGTTGATTGTTACCGCACTAGCTGGTGTAAGCAGTTCCGACGGCCCTCAATGGTGGGTATCATTTATGGCGGTAGTCGGCGTATTGTTAGCCGGTAAGTATTTCATTAATCCGATGCTTTCTTTATTGTCTCGTTACGGCGGGTCTGAAGTGATGACCGCAGCATCACTATTGATAGTCATTGCAACAGCAGAAATTATGTATTTAGCTGGATTATCCATGGGGCTCGGTGCCTTTATGGCCGGACTATTATTAGCCAACTCAAGTTTTCGTCATCATTTAGAAGTAGAGATAGTGCCATTCAAAGGCTTGCTACTAGGTTTGTTCTTTATTGCTATTGGTATGAACTTAGATTTAGCGCTAATGGTTGAGAAACCTCTGGTGATCATTGCTGCAACCATTGCGCTTATTTTAGTTAAGGCGTTGATTTTATGGCTACTATATCGATTTATTTATTTCAAAGACGAACCAGGTAAAACGCCGCCGCTAATTGCCGCAATATTGCTGTCACAAGGTGGTGAATTCGCTTTTGTTATATTTAATGTCGCGGTTCAGGATGGATTATTGTCAAGCGAAATCGCTAACATCGCCATTTTAGTGGTTGGTATTTCAATGGCATTGACAGTACCGTTGGTAATGCTTGCAGAAAAATGGCTAAATAAAGCTAGCGATACAGAAAGTGAATTTGATAGTCATCGTGAAGTGGACGAACCTCATGTGATAATTGCTGGCTTCGGACGTTTTGGGCAAATTACCGGCCGTATCTTAGCCGCCAACAACATCCCATTTACTGCCCTTGATAATAATGCAGAACACATTGAATTTGTTAGACAGTTTGGCAATAAAATATTCTTTGGTGACGCGACTCAAACTAAGCTTCTGCATGCCGCCGGCGTTGAACATGCAAAAATATTCTTTATTGCCGCTGATTCAGATAAACATGGCTTTGAAATTGCCCATACAGTAAAAGAACATTATCCGCAGATTAAAATAATTGCTCGAGCGAAATCTCGCCTTAGTGTGCTTAAATATCGTGAAATGGGCATCAATACTAACGTTCGTGAAATGTTTGATTCAAGTTTAGTTGCAGCAAAACTGGTACTTAAAGAGTATGGCTTTGAAGAAGCTCGAGCTGAACATATGATCAAAGTGTTTAAAAAGCATGATGAAGAATTGCTGGAAAAATCTTATGAAGGTAATAAGTACGATTTGAATAACTTGATCAAAATATCGAATCAAGGTCGTGCGGAATTAGAATCTTTGTTTAAACACGATAAAGAAGACTAATAAGTAGCGGTACAGATATGGAAAAGATCTTAATTAGCAGTTGTTTTTTGGGCAATAAGGTTCGATACGACGGCAAAGCGAAAGCTCTTGTTCATCCACAAATAAGCACTTGGCAGCAACAAGGCCGATTAGTCGTTGTTTGCCCAGAAGTTGCCGGTGGTTTGTCGGTCCCAAGAGCGAAAGCTGAGCAACAAGCTGGTAAAGTGATCAATAATTTGGGTCAAGATGTCAGTGCCGAGTTTCAGCATGGCGCTGATTTGGCTTTGCAATTGTGTCAGCGGTACAATATTCGATATGCATTGTTGAAAGAATACAGCCCATCCTGCGGTAGTCATGAAATATATGATGGAAATTTTAATGACACCAAAATAAAGGGCCAAGGAGTTACAGCAAAATTACTAACTGCAAACAACGTTGAAGTTTATAGTGAATTGAATATTGCTCAGTTAATTGTGAAAATAACACATCCCAACAATGCCGAACAGGTATAGTAAGAAAACCTATGAATCATTTAAATAAAATTTTTACAGTAATCATTGTCTCACTGTTGACGGTAAGCTGTGCACAAATGTCGACTTCTACAGATGCTAATGAAAAGTTCATGTTGTTGGTTGAAAAGGAACAGTCTTATCAACAAAGTTTAGATCCTTTTGTCAAAGAAAATAACCTACTGGTTCAAGATATTTCAGCGCAAGCTCTTGCCGCCGAAAATGAAAAATTAACTGAGTTCTATCAACAGTTTAAAGCAATTGAAAACGCTCATCTATCTGAGCAAAACCAAATCAGCCGCGAATTGATGCTTTATCGTTTAAAAAACTCCATTGATTCATATAGCTATAAAGCGCATTACATGCCATTAACTGCGGAAGCCGGTTTTCACGCTTATTTAAGCTATTACCGCTATCGCAGCGCTTTTAATTCTGTGGCGGACTATCAATTATATTTAGAGCGTTTGGTTGCATTAGAAGGCTACTTCGCACAACAAATTCAGTGGATGGAAAAAGGGCTCAAGGCAGGCATCACTCAGCCTAAAGTCGTACTGGCGGGTTTTGAACAGTCGATTAGTGCCTTTATAAGTGAAAATGCGAATAAAAGTGAGTTTTATCAACCATTTTTAAAGTTTCCTGGTCATATTACCCTAGAACAACAGCAACAATTAAGAGCACAAGCGAAAAAAGTAATTATTGAACACGTTAATCCAATGTATCAGCGATATTACGATTTTATGGTTGAACGCTATATTCCCAATGCGAAACAAACTATTGCGGCTAAAGATTACCCTGATGGCAAAGCGTTTTATCAAAATCGTGTAAAACATTATACAACGCTTGATTTAAGTGCTGATGAAATACATGAAATTGGTCTCAAAGAAGTTGCTCGTATCCGCGCCGAAATGGATCAGGTAATCAAACAAGTGGGATTTAAAGGTAGTTTCGCAGAATTTACAGAGTTTTTGCGAACAGATCCCCAATTTTACGCCACTACTCCCGAGCAATTGCTTAAGGAAGCTAGCTATATTTCCAAGAAAATGGATGGTCAGTTACCATCATTATTTAAAACCTTGCCACGTACACCATATGGTGTTGAGCCGGTACCTATGAGTATTGCCCCTAAATACACGACTGGTCGTTATAAGGGAGCTTCTAACCCTACACAAGCAGGTTTTTACTGGGTAAACACCTATGCCCTTGATCGTCGCCCTTTATACGTATTGGAAGCGTTAACATTACATGAAGCGGTACCTGGTCATCATTTGCAGATCTCATTGGCGAGTGAAATGAAAAATGTACCAGCATTTCGAAATAATACTTATATTTCGGCTTTTGGCGAAGGTTGGGGTTTATATGCTGAGTATTTAGGCCTTGAAGCTGGATTTTATAAAGACCCATATTCTAATTTTGGTCGTTTGACCTATGAGATGTGGCGTGCAGTGCGTCTAGTTGTTGATACTGGTATGCATGTTAAAGGCTGGAGCCGAGAACAAGCAATGGATTACTTGGCAAGCAATTCGGCATTGTCGATGCACAATGTTCGTACTGAAATTGATCGTTATATTTCTTGGCCAGGGCAGGCGCTATCATACAAACTAGGTGAAATTACGATTAAAAAGTTAAGAGCGAAAGCCGAGAAAGAATTGGCTGAAAAATTTGATATCAGGGAATTTCATCATCAAGTGCTGAAAAACGGCTCAATACCATTGTCGACTTTAGAAAAAGTGATTGATGAATATATTAGGGCTGCGAAAGCGGGTGGTGTCAAATAAAGTGACAGTAGCCATTGGCCGGACACCAAATCATATAAATGAGGCAATAA is from Thalassotalea crassostreae and encodes:
- a CDS encoding DUF885 domain-containing protein, with amino-acid sequence MNHLNKIFTVIIVSLLTVSCAQMSTSTDANEKFMLLVEKEQSYQQSLDPFVKENNLLVQDISAQALAAENEKLTEFYQQFKAIENAHLSEQNQISRELMLYRLKNSIDSYSYKAHYMPLTAEAGFHAYLSYYRYRSAFNSVADYQLYLERLVALEGYFAQQIQWMEKGLKAGITQPKVVLAGFEQSISAFISENANKSEFYQPFLKFPGHITLEQQQQLRAQAKKVIIEHVNPMYQRYYDFMVERYIPNAKQTIAAKDYPDGKAFYQNRVKHYTTLDLSADEIHEIGLKEVARIRAEMDQVIKQVGFKGSFAEFTEFLRTDPQFYATTPEQLLKEASYISKKMDGQLPSLFKTLPRTPYGVEPVPMSIAPKYTTGRYKGASNPTQAGFYWVNTYALDRRPLYVLEALTLHEAVPGHHLQISLASEMKNVPAFRNNTYISAFGEGWGLYAEYLGLEAGFYKDPYSNFGRLTYEMWRAVRLVVDTGMHVKGWSREQAMDYLASNSALSMHNVRTEIDRYISWPGQALSYKLGEITIKKLRAKAEKELAEKFDIREFHHQVLKNGSIPLSTLEKVIDEYIRAAKAGGVK
- a CDS encoding P-II family nitrogen regulator — encoded protein: MHFKLIIAFVNDEVTEKVLDSAREAGATGATVINHARGEGLNKKTTFFGLNLDIQVDVILFVVEEHLSRKILETIDHVAGLDKNSGAGMAIQLDVEDAIGVQHQISQLEQVIKGKL
- a CDS encoding DUF523 domain-containing protein — its product is MEKILISSCFLGNKVRYDGKAKALVHPQISTWQQQGRLVVVCPEVAGGLSVPRAKAEQQAGKVINNLGQDVSAEFQHGADLALQLCQRYNIRYALLKEYSPSCGSHEIYDGNFNDTKIKGQGVTAKLLTANNVEVYSELNIAQLIVKITHPNNAEQV
- a CDS encoding cation:proton antiporter; the encoded protein is MSLLVSVIIFLLAVVIAVPIFNRIKLGSILGYLCAGVVIGPSVLGLIDDPDQILHFAELGVVFLLFIIGLELAPQKLLAMRNLILFVGGGQLILTIAVITVIMMFIGLSFNVSIVLGMALALSSTAFAIGLLKEKGILNHWNGQKGFATLLMQDLAVIPILLIVTALAGVSSSDGPQWWVSFMAVVGVLLAGKYFINPMLSLLSRYGGSEVMTAASLLIVIATAEIMYLAGLSMGLGAFMAGLLLANSSFRHHLEVEIVPFKGLLLGLFFIAIGMNLDLALMVEKPLVIIAATIALILVKALILWLLYRFIYFKDEPGKTPPLIAAILLSQGGEFAFVIFNVAVQDGLLSSEIANIAILVVGISMALTVPLVMLAEKWLNKASDTESEFDSHREVDEPHVIIAGFGRFGQITGRILAANNIPFTALDNNAEHIEFVRQFGNKIFFGDATQTKLLHAAGVEHAKIFFIAADSDKHGFEIAHTVKEHYPQIKIIARAKSRLSVLKYREMGINTNVREMFDSSLVAAKLVLKEYGFEEARAEHMIKVFKKHDEELLEKSYEGNKYDLNNLIKISNQGRAELESLFKHDKED
- a CDS encoding DUF1538 domain-containing protein; the protein is MKAFLQAMLASFKDLLPIIIVIAFFQLVVLQQPLPNFVEIIIGLLMVVTGLTFFVFGLEKALFPLGESMADAFARKGSLLWLVLFAFFLGFGTTIAEPALIAVAAKAGDIAAKAGAIVDTADSIEQYAFGLRITVALSVGCAIILGVIRILKGWPIQRVIIIGYLLVVVMTYFAPKEIIGIAYDSGGVTTSTITVPLVTALGVGLASAIKGRNPMLDGFGLIAFASLLPMIFVMAYGMVY
- a CDS encoding CBS domain-containing protein, whose product is MNTSPIIQVQQAMNDRFIICDGLETVAAAIEKIKETGVSTIIVEKRNDNDEYGAVFLSDIAKKVIATDRSPERVNLYEIMTKPVLSVLPDMDVRYCARLFEQFGISRAPVIKDHNILGMISYSNIALISGNKQP
- a CDS encoding DUF1538 domain-containing protein — translated: MNYLIELSHTLLQTVIDVTPIVLILAVFQYGVLKKQVPMLKAKAIGLVYVILGLSLFLLGLEKALFPLGELMAEQLTAHEFIKSGSDGDIDWMSYYWVYAFAFAIGFSTTIAEPSLLAVAIKANQVSGGVIGLWGLRIAVALGVGFGITLGVYRIVVGDPIHYYIIAGYILVVIQTNFAPKMIIPLAYDSGGVTTSTVTVPLVAALGLGLATTIEGRSPLIDGFGLIAFASLFPIISVMAYAQIIEYINKKQNSGAL